The following coding sequences are from one Rhodothermales bacterium window:
- a CDS encoding PQQ-binding-like beta-propeller repeat protein: MRHRRIPAVALLGGTLALSLFVYGIDANDLIPSDNRTAPPEPEWEDRLNNFRDWAIYRGDKTAIQYSELSQINLGNVNKLEKAWEYKHGNPVGPGMYSNPIIVDGLLYFTTPEINAIALNAATGEEVWKFVPSKYINSERVFHGRNRGLVYWEGASGGKKRILNFVKDRVYALDARTGALIESFGEGGFIDLRKNLPIAPELASIEVTTPGIAYKNFLIVGSRVPEEHDSTPGDVRAYDMETGEFKWIFHTVPVKGEFGYDTWEWEEGEMYGGANPWGGLTVDDKRGWVFFATGSAAGDFIYGGTRKGANLFANSVVALDATTGERKWHYQTIHHDIFDYDSPPAPILATVNSGDTPRDIVVQLTKQGLTFVLDRDTGEPVFPVVELPVPASTVPGEEAWPTQPFPLRPPPLVRTHLTESELSNIDPETHAYVLNEFRKYETGGLYTPASLKGVITLPGHQGGVEWGGAAFDPRTNVMFVNANEAPTIHTLKPLTDVDVASSSPVDRGRALYDQNCTACHGLNREGNPPAHPPLTNLAISNDSMVTVIRHGRNMMPPFPQLADGQVSDLTAFLKSAVQESEPAGGVKASEQTAAVTTSDGGTGKSPRYANIAPFFVDQNGYPAIAPPWGTLSAVDLAKGEILWKVPLGEYPELVAKGIRNTGSKNFGGPVVTAGDVIFIAATADEKIRAFDKHTGRVVWEYQLPAGGYATPSVYMIDGKQFVVIAAGGGGKLGTKHGDSIIAFALPEAARSIR; the protein is encoded by the coding sequence ATGAGACATCGCCGCATTCCCGCTGTCGCGCTCCTCGGAGGCACGTTGGCTCTGTCGCTGTTTGTGTACGGGATTGACGCCAACGACCTGATACCCTCGGATAATCGTACGGCGCCACCCGAGCCGGAGTGGGAGGACCGGCTCAATAACTTCCGCGATTGGGCAATTTACCGGGGGGACAAGACGGCCATACAGTACTCCGAGCTCTCGCAAATCAACCTCGGCAATGTCAATAAACTGGAGAAGGCCTGGGAATACAAACACGGCAATCCGGTGGGCCCTGGGATGTACAGCAACCCTATCATAGTGGACGGGTTACTGTATTTTACCACGCCCGAAATCAACGCCATTGCATTGAATGCGGCGACGGGAGAGGAGGTCTGGAAATTTGTGCCTTCGAAGTACATCAACTCGGAGCGAGTATTTCACGGCCGCAACCGTGGCCTGGTCTACTGGGAAGGCGCCAGTGGGGGGAAGAAAAGGATCTTGAACTTCGTGAAGGACAGGGTTTATGCGCTGGACGCCAGGACGGGTGCACTCATAGAGTCGTTCGGGGAAGGGGGGTTTATTGATCTGCGCAAGAATCTTCCCATTGCACCTGAGTTGGCATCCATCGAGGTGACGACCCCCGGCATCGCGTACAAAAACTTCCTCATCGTCGGCTCCCGCGTACCGGAGGAGCACGATTCAACACCAGGCGATGTGCGTGCCTACGACATGGAAACCGGTGAGTTCAAGTGGATCTTCCACACGGTACCCGTAAAGGGCGAGTTCGGGTACGATACGTGGGAATGGGAGGAAGGGGAGATGTACGGCGGCGCCAACCCGTGGGGCGGCCTGACCGTTGATGACAAGAGGGGCTGGGTGTTCTTCGCTACCGGGTCGGCGGCGGGCGATTTTATCTACGGCGGCACGCGGAAAGGGGCTAACCTCTTTGCCAACAGCGTGGTGGCCCTGGACGCCACCACCGGAGAGCGGAAGTGGCACTACCAGACCATCCACCACGACATCTTTGACTACGACAGTCCTCCCGCGCCCATCCTTGCGACGGTGAACTCCGGCGACACGCCCAGAGATATCGTCGTACAGCTGACGAAGCAGGGCTTGACGTTCGTCCTGGACCGGGACACGGGGGAGCCTGTTTTCCCGGTTGTCGAACTCCCCGTGCCGGCCTCGACGGTGCCGGGTGAGGAAGCATGGCCGACCCAGCCGTTTCCTCTCAGGCCGCCGCCTCTGGTTCGGACGCACCTGACGGAATCAGAGCTGAGCAATATTGACCCGGAGACCCATGCGTACGTCCTGAACGAGTTCAGGAAATACGAGACCGGGGGGTTGTACACACCCGCGTCACTGAAAGGCGTCATCACGCTGCCCGGCCACCAGGGAGGTGTGGAGTGGGGAGGCGCTGCCTTCGACCCTCGGACCAACGTGATGTTTGTCAATGCCAACGAAGCGCCCACCATCCATACGCTGAAGCCCTTAACGGACGTGGACGTCGCAAGTAGTTCGCCCGTCGATCGTGGTAGGGCGTTGTACGACCAGAACTGCACGGCATGCCATGGGCTCAACCGAGAGGGCAATCCGCCGGCCCACCCTCCGCTTACGAACCTCGCCATAAGCAACGACTCGATGGTGACCGTTATCCGTCACGGCCGCAACATGATGCCGCCCTTCCCCCAGCTCGCGGATGGGCAGGTAAGCGACCTCACGGCTTTCCTGAAGAGCGCGGTTCAGGAATCGGAGCCGGCCGGAGGGGTAAAGGCGTCCGAACAAACGGCAGCGGTCACAACCAGCGATGGAGGCACAGGCAAGAGCCCGCGTTACGCCAACATCGCTCCCTTCTTCGTAGATCAGAACGGGTATCCGGCGATCGCGCCCCCGTGGGGGACGCTCAGCGCCGTGGACCTGGCGAAAGGCGAGATTCTCTGGAAAGTCCCTCTCGGTGAATACCCCGAACTGGTCGCGAAAGGGATCCGCAACACGGGGTCCAAGAACTTCGGCGGCCCGGTCGTGACGGCCGGCGATGTGATCTTTATAGCGGCCACCGCCGACGAGAAAATCCGCGCCTTCGATAAGCATACCGGCAGGGTCGTTTGGGAGTACCAGTTGCCGGCCGGCGGCTACGCGACGCCGAGTGTGTACATGATCGACGGCAAACAGTTCGTCGTGATCGCGGCCGGCGGCGGAGGGAAACTGGGTACAAAGCACGGCGACTCGATCATAGCGTTCGCGCTGCCCGAGGCCGCGCGGTCGATCAGGTAA
- a CDS encoding DUF6807 family protein, with the protein MAPDGRGVLTEYRPAHHRHQTGLYWGLKLVNGRDYFMACCIEGRSQSDYYRRVSAGVLVGTGEQVKWQTVYDLLDENGNTTLTETQTWAMREVHGRYVLDLAWVGEAKTDITFGKFFVGGLFLRMPWHEQSVGEVVNAAGQRNNEAEAQRAIWTDVGIRVEGRNDPAHIAFFDHPKNAGFPISWRVDGELGVGPSLQIMGDWKLARGEAKTFRYRLLAYTGNLDHIELSRAWTEYATSN; encoded by the coding sequence GTGGCTCCGGATGGGCGAGGCGTACTCACGGAGTACAGGCCGGCACATCACAGGCACCAAACGGGCCTGTACTGGGGCCTGAAGTTGGTGAATGGCCGAGACTACTTCATGGCCTGCTGCATCGAGGGCCGGTCTCAGAGTGACTACTACCGCCGCGTTTCGGCCGGCGTGCTCGTGGGCACGGGTGAGCAGGTTAAGTGGCAGACGGTATACGATCTTCTGGACGAGAACGGAAACACCACGCTTACCGAAACACAGACATGGGCCATGCGGGAAGTGCACGGCAGGTACGTTCTCGATCTCGCATGGGTAGGCGAGGCCAAGACCGACATCACATTTGGCAAGTTCTTCGTCGGAGGGCTGTTCCTCCGCATGCCCTGGCACGAGCAGTCTGTAGGCGAGGTGGTTAACGCGGCGGGTCAGCGAAATAACGAGGCCGAGGCTCAGCGTGCGATCTGGACCGATGTGGGCATACGGGTGGAGGGGCGCAACGACCCGGCGCACATAGCCTTCTTCGATCACCCCAAGAATGCCGGCTTCCCCATTTCCTGGCGTGTCGACGGCGAGTTGGGAGTGGGGCCGTCGCTGCAGATCATGGGGGATTGGAAGCTCGCCAGGGGTGAGGCGAAAACCTTCCGGTACCGTCTGTTGGCTTACACCGGCAACCTGGACCACATCGAGCTATCGCGCGCATGGACGGAGTATGCCACGTCGAATTGA
- a CDS encoding family 16 glycoside hydrolase, whose amino-acid sequence MSLLISASTTRAQDMTNGASSGWRSLFNGEDLTGWKQLNGAHIFEAKDGAIVGTTVPGEPNGFLVTEEEFGDFILEFEVRSDLLMNNSGVQFRSLSHDGYQEGRVHGYQAEIDTKPQKWSGSIYDEARRGWLVTTDIHPESKRAFVNNQWNSYRIEAIGTTNRVWVNGIPTANLEDNLTTRGFIGLQLHANQPNIDPEGARQIRWRNFRIKTTDLQPSPFDDLFVTNLIPNNLSPQEKENGYRLLWDGKSLDGWTGDTNAGFEIVDGAISVGASGTPDAPSDQQLVTNAPSVPFELKFEFMSATDDAVCGLGYAEAGSNVPGSGEGGDALTFCHLASKKAIPDRWNRAVIRMMSNGRTEYWLNGAHILEYQRNSDEGVRWNILIRPVADDMSYRSIKIKEVD is encoded by the coding sequence ATGAGCCTGCTCATCTCTGCATCCACTACCAGGGCGCAGGACATGACTAACGGGGCGAGTAGCGGATGGAGAAGCCTTTTTAACGGAGAGGATCTGACGGGATGGAAGCAGCTGAACGGCGCACACATCTTCGAGGCCAAGGACGGAGCAATCGTCGGGACGACCGTTCCGGGTGAGCCGAACGGATTCCTGGTCACCGAGGAAGAGTTCGGCGACTTTATCCTGGAATTCGAAGTCAGGTCGGACCTGCTGATGAATAACTCTGGTGTCCAATTTCGGAGCCTCAGCCACGATGGATACCAGGAAGGAAGGGTTCACGGTTACCAGGCGGAAATAGATACCAAGCCGCAAAAGTGGAGCGGCAGTATCTATGACGAAGCGCGGAGGGGATGGCTTGTCACGACGGACATACATCCTGAATCCAAGAGGGCGTTCGTCAACAATCAATGGAATAGCTACCGAATCGAGGCCATCGGCACCACCAACCGGGTCTGGGTGAACGGTATTCCCACGGCCAACCTGGAAGACAATCTGACCACGAGGGGCTTCATCGGCCTGCAATTACACGCCAACCAGCCCAACATCGACCCGGAAGGAGCCAGGCAGATCAGGTGGCGAAACTTCCGGATCAAAACAACGGACCTGCAGCCTTCGCCGTTTGACGACCTGTTCGTGACGAACCTGATCCCCAACAACCTCTCTCCGCAGGAGAAGGAGAACGGCTACCGGCTGCTATGGGATGGTAAGAGCCTGGATGGATGGACGGGGGACACAAACGCCGGCTTCGAGATCGTTGACGGCGCCATCTCCGTCGGCGCTTCAGGCACCCCGGATGCTCCCAGTGACCAGCAGCTCGTCACCAACGCCCCGTCCGTGCCGTTTGAGCTGAAATTTGAGTTCATGTCCGCAACGGATGACGCCGTCTGCGGCCTCGGTTATGCAGAGGCTGGGTCAAATGTGCCTGGGTCAGGCGAGGGTGGCGATGCGCTTACCTTCTGTCACCTGGCATCCAAGAAGGCGATACCGGATCGTTGGAATCGCGCGGTCATACGGATGATGTCCAATGGTCGAACGGAGTACTGGCTCAACGGGGCTCACATCCTGGAGTACCAGCGAAATTCGGATGAGGGCGTCAGGTGGAATATCCTGATCCGTCCCGTGGCGGATGACATGTCCTATCGAAGCATCAAGATCAAGGAGGTCGACTAA
- a CDS encoding TetR/AcrR family transcriptional regulator, whose amino-acid sequence MEDLSTALTRSRNGVTDKRAALLIAATELFARNGLQSVSTAAIARKAGVANGTLFVYFETKEQLLNELYVEIVAEFVGSCKANMGLADSPKERLRAYWFGFARWYFNHRDAATVKIQCEISSVLRPEMEARKDAMEAEMIRACFPGLLERFEGTLMRYVNYAFIAGPVQVLAQMEDKGEIEITEELLEEVFERVEKVVLL is encoded by the coding sequence ATGGAAGACCTCTCCACAGCCCTTACTCGCTCACGGAACGGTGTTACAGATAAACGAGCCGCACTCCTCATAGCTGCGACCGAATTGTTTGCCCGTAATGGTCTACAAAGTGTGTCGACTGCAGCCATCGCGCGGAAGGCTGGGGTCGCGAATGGGACGCTCTTCGTTTATTTCGAGACCAAAGAGCAGCTCCTCAACGAGCTCTACGTGGAGATTGTAGCCGAGTTTGTTGGATCTTGTAAGGCCAATATGGGTCTGGCGGATTCGCCGAAAGAGCGTCTGCGAGCGTACTGGTTTGGCTTTGCGAGATGGTATTTCAATCATCGTGATGCTGCTACCGTCAAGATACAGTGTGAAATATCGTCTGTTCTTAGACCAGAGATGGAAGCTCGGAAGGATGCCATGGAAGCCGAAATGATCAGGGCTTGCTTTCCGGGCTTATTGGAACGATTTGAAGGGACTTTAATGCGATATGTGAACTATGCATTTATCGCGGGTCCGGTTCAGGTCCTCGCCCAGATGGAGGATAAGGGCGAGATCGAGATAACGGAAGAACTTCTGGAGGAGGTTTTTGAGCGTGTCGAGAAGGTCGTGTTACTATAA